In Neokomagataea tanensis, one genomic interval encodes:
- a CDS encoding histidine phosphatase family protein — protein sequence MNIRFPVVLCRHAEVTGMDGRCYGRSDVPLANGWECFADGLSVLIRGSGAKIIHVSPLLRCRLLGEYVAQKTGLPLEEDARLQEMNFGLWEGEEWSSVSRSLLREWAKNPEAFVPPEGESGKALIERVQSYWLDIRKAATGVCAITHGGPLKVLTALICGNSPDLSVPLMPKGSVRIMHGNTEGL from the coding sequence GTGAATATCCGTTTTCCGGTGGTGTTGTGTCGTCACGCAGAAGTGACAGGAATGGATGGTCGTTGCTACGGTCGTAGCGATGTTCCTTTGGCCAATGGATGGGAATGCTTCGCCGATGGTTTATCCGTTCTTATCAGGGGCTCCGGAGCAAAAATCATTCATGTTTCACCTCTGCTCAGATGTCGATTATTAGGTGAGTATGTTGCGCAGAAGACTGGTTTGCCCTTGGAGGAAGATGCGCGCCTTCAAGAGATGAATTTCGGCCTTTGGGAGGGAGAAGAATGGAGTAGTGTTTCTCGCTCATTGCTGAGGGAGTGGGCTAAAAATCCGGAAGCCTTTGTTCCGCCAGAAGGGGAAAGTGGGAAGGCACTTATCGAGAGGGTGCAGTCCTATTGGTTAGACATACGCAAAGCTGCTACCGGTGTATGTGCAATCACTCATGGTGGGCCATTAAAAGTGCTTACGGCCCTGATCTGTGGGAACAGCCCAGATTTATCCGTTCCATTAATGCCTAAAGGCAGTGTGCGCATTATGCACGGCAATACCGAGGGACTATAG
- a CDS encoding allantoate amidohydrolase yields MTIGEQVVERCRTLGSGRYSEREDQLFRPWLSRSFFAVQATLTEWMFAAGMQVRTDAAGNLIGRYEGTEPNQPAVVFGSHIDTVANGGCFDGMLGVVLAISVVERLDLDKKRYPFAIEIIAFGDEEGSAFPVSMITSRAVSGEVNSEDLALIGPTGTVQNTLAGCGLDGEELSAAERPQGDILAFVEAHIEQGPVLEACNKPLAAVQSIAAQRRGTVTVKGCAGHAGTLPMAMRKDALAGAAEAIIGLERIVNAFPGGAEGGLVGTVGRLVVSPGGSNVVAERVEFSLDIRAGKKSLRDAAVEEVEAEFVALTARRGLELTCEWQQDLEGAQCSPPLVELMQEAVRDEGGLNKPLVSGAGHDTMVMARRWPSVMLFIRSPRGGISHHPDETVMNEDVDAAYRALCSFLEHLNLSQKN; encoded by the coding sequence ATGACGATTGGTGAGCAGGTAGTAGAGCGGTGTCGTACGCTAGGCTCTGGTCGTTACTCCGAGCGTGAAGATCAACTGTTTCGTCCGTGGTTGTCACGTTCTTTTTTTGCTGTGCAGGCAACGCTGACAGAGTGGATGTTTGCTGCAGGTATGCAGGTGCGGACTGATGCGGCGGGTAACTTAATCGGCCGCTACGAAGGAACTGAGCCCAACCAGCCAGCTGTGGTCTTCGGCTCGCATATTGATACAGTTGCAAATGGTGGTTGTTTTGATGGAATGTTGGGCGTTGTTCTCGCCATTTCAGTTGTTGAACGGCTTGATTTAGACAAAAAACGTTACCCTTTTGCCATCGAAATTATCGCTTTTGGTGACGAGGAAGGATCTGCTTTCCCCGTCTCCATGATTACATCGCGCGCTGTTAGTGGTGAGGTCAATTCTGAAGATTTGGCCTTAATTGGGCCAACAGGAACAGTACAAAATACGCTTGCGGGATGTGGTCTAGACGGCGAGGAGCTTTCTGCGGCTGAGCGGCCTCAGGGCGATATTTTGGCATTTGTCGAAGCCCATATTGAGCAAGGGCCCGTCTTAGAGGCTTGCAACAAACCTTTGGCTGCAGTGCAATCAATCGCTGCGCAGAGGCGAGGGACTGTAACGGTTAAGGGATGTGCTGGTCACGCTGGTACGCTTCCAATGGCTATGCGCAAAGATGCTCTTGCAGGTGCCGCCGAGGCAATTATAGGCTTGGAACGTATTGTGAATGCTTTTCCCGGCGGTGCTGAAGGAGGGTTGGTGGGAACGGTAGGCCGACTTGTCGTGTCGCCCGGTGGCAGCAATGTAGTTGCGGAGCGCGTCGAGTTTTCACTTGATATTCGTGCTGGCAAAAAGTCTCTACGTGATGCGGCGGTTGAGGAGGTCGAAGCAGAGTTTGTTGCTTTGACAGCGCGTCGTGGGCTCGAATTAACTTGCGAGTGGCAGCAGGATTTAGAGGGTGCCCAATGCAGCCCTCCCTTGGTCGAATTGATGCAAGAAGCGGTTCGTGACGAGGGGGGATTGAACAAACCTCTCGTGAGCGGGGCTGGCCACGATACTATGGTAATGGCCCGCCGCTGGCCGTCCGTCATGTTATTTATACGCAGTCCTCGGGGCGGCATAAGCCATCATCCGGACGAGACGGTGATGAATGAAGATGTTGACGCAGCGTACCGGGCGCTATGCAGTTTTCTTGAACACTTAAACCTTAGTCAGAAGAATTAA
- a CDS encoding iron-containing alcohol dehydrogenase, whose amino-acid sequence MLNFEFYNPTKIIFGKGTVPQIANNIPKTAKILVLYGGSSAEKTGTLKEVRTALTDHQFEEFGGIEANPTFETLMRAVDVVRSNNIDYLLAVGGGSVVDGTKFVAAAADFEGDAWDILKTHGQNITSALPIGVVLTVPATGSEMNSFSVITKASTSEKLGLSSPLVFPKFSVLDPTKAYTLSEKQIANGVADSFVHILEQYLTYPSEALAQDRFSEGLLVSLIDIGPRIVKDRENYDLQSNLMWIATLALNGLIGAGVPQDWSTHMIGHELTARYHIDHARTLVSILPAVLRVRKESKRLKLLQFAERVWGIHEGTDDERIEAAIEKTAAFFEALGIPASLRSYEIDEAGVDAIITQLEQHNMVALGEKQDVTLDVSRKILVESL is encoded by the coding sequence ATGTTAAACTTCGAATTTTATAATCCAACGAAAATTATTTTTGGCAAAGGCACAGTCCCCCAAATTGCCAACAATATCCCCAAAACAGCAAAAATCTTGGTGCTCTATGGCGGCTCCAGCGCAGAAAAGACAGGTACATTAAAAGAAGTCCGCACAGCTCTCACGGACCATCAGTTTGAAGAATTTGGTGGCATCGAAGCCAACCCAACTTTTGAAACTCTGATGCGCGCAGTTGACGTCGTAAGAAGCAATAACATTGACTACCTTCTTGCCGTAGGCGGTGGTTCTGTCGTTGACGGCACGAAGTTTGTTGCTGCTGCAGCAGATTTCGAGGGCGACGCTTGGGACATCCTCAAAACGCACGGTCAAAACATTACCAGCGCGCTCCCAATTGGTGTCGTTCTGACCGTACCTGCGACTGGCTCAGAAATGAACAGTTTCAGTGTAATCACCAAAGCGTCCACAAGCGAGAAACTAGGCCTATCCAGCCCGCTCGTATTCCCAAAATTTTCCGTTTTGGACCCAACGAAAGCCTACACCCTCTCTGAAAAACAGATCGCAAACGGGGTAGCTGACTCTTTTGTCCATATCCTTGAGCAATATTTGACCTACCCTTCTGAAGCGCTGGCTCAAGACCGCTTCTCCGAGGGGCTGCTGGTCAGCCTCATTGATATTGGCCCGCGCATTGTCAAAGACCGCGAAAATTATGACCTACAGTCCAACCTCATGTGGATTGCAACTCTGGCACTAAACGGCCTCATCGGCGCAGGGGTGCCCCAAGACTGGTCAACGCATATGATTGGCCACGAACTCACCGCTCGTTATCATATCGACCACGCCCGTACACTCGTCTCTATCCTTCCAGCTGTTCTGCGCGTCCGCAAGGAAAGCAAGCGCCTCAAGCTTCTGCAGTTCGCAGAGCGCGTCTGGGGCATTCATGAGGGAACTGACGACGAACGCATCGAAGCTGCAATTGAAAAGACAGCTGCATTCTTCGAGGCCTTGGGCATCCCCGCCTCCCTCCGTTCTTATGAAATCGATGAGGCCGGTGTCGATGCTATCATCACGCAACTAGAACAACACAACATGGTTGCCCTTGGAGAAAAACAAGACGTTACGCTCGATGTAAGCCGTAAGATTCTTGTTGAATCTCTCTAA
- the guaD gene encoding guanine deaminase yields the protein MTKHFAIRSAFITFTSDPFTSEDPMSALHYEEDGLILIKDGRIISASSWDTSRQNIPEGTALEQYKNKIVMAGMIDTHVHYPQLPVVASYGEQLLSWLNTYVFPVEARFSSPEYAQNIARSFLSELLRSGTTTAAVFCTVHPESVDAFFTESSKLNACMIAGKVLMDRNAPANLRDTAQQAYDDSKSLIQRWHGKKRQLYAVTPRFAPTSTQEQLEAAGSLLTEHETVFMHTHLLENKAEIAWVNELFPDRRSYLDVYDKAGLLRPRSILAHAVHAQEEDFQRCHDTGCSIAHCPSSNQFLGSGSFPLFKALDPKRRVKVGLGSDIGAGPTLSLLQVLSDGYKVAQGINTSLHPAQGLWLATVGGAQALNLENQIGNIKPGHYADLCVLDPFATPLGRIRSSSADTLSDLLFSLMMLGDDRSIHATYVCGEKIHQVDKCE from the coding sequence ATGACAAAACACTTCGCTATACGCTCCGCATTCATTACATTCACCTCCGACCCTTTCACCTCAGAAGACCCTATGTCCGCGCTTCATTATGAAGAAGATGGACTTATACTTATAAAAGATGGGCGCATCATCTCTGCCTCATCATGGGATACATCACGCCAAAATATTCCAGAGGGCACAGCTCTTGAACAGTATAAAAACAAAATCGTCATGGCGGGGATGATAGACACACATGTTCACTATCCTCAACTTCCAGTCGTCGCATCTTACGGTGAGCAACTTCTCAGCTGGTTAAATACTTATGTTTTCCCAGTAGAGGCCCGCTTTTCTTCTCCAGAATATGCGCAGAACATCGCACGCTCGTTCCTATCTGAACTTTTGCGCTCAGGGACGACAACTGCCGCAGTTTTTTGCACAGTGCATCCTGAATCGGTTGATGCTTTTTTCACAGAATCATCAAAACTCAACGCCTGTATGATTGCGGGTAAAGTTTTGATGGACCGTAACGCACCGGCCAATCTGCGCGACACAGCCCAACAAGCGTACGATGACTCTAAAAGCCTTATTCAGCGCTGGCACGGAAAAAAACGTCAGCTTTATGCAGTAACACCCCGCTTTGCTCCAACTAGCACGCAAGAGCAGCTGGAAGCCGCAGGGTCACTACTAACCGAGCATGAAACAGTCTTCATGCATACCCACCTCCTCGAAAACAAGGCGGAGATAGCTTGGGTAAATGAATTATTCCCCGACCGTCGCTCTTATCTAGATGTATACGACAAGGCTGGATTATTGCGCCCCCGTTCTATTCTTGCGCATGCAGTACACGCACAAGAAGAAGATTTTCAGCGCTGCCATGATACGGGTTGCTCCATAGCTCATTGCCCTTCATCCAACCAATTCCTTGGTTCAGGGTCTTTCCCGCTATTTAAAGCCCTAGACCCAAAACGACGGGTCAAAGTAGGCTTGGGAAGCGACATTGGAGCCGGACCGACCCTCTCTTTGCTGCAAGTTTTATCAGACGGTTACAAAGTTGCGCAAGGCATCAATACCTCGCTTCATCCTGCTCAGGGCTTATGGCTGGCGACAGTTGGGGGCGCACAGGCACTGAATCTCGAAAATCAAATCGGTAATATAAAACCCGGACATTATGCCGATCTCTGCGTTCTTGATCCTTTTGCAACCCCTCTGGGACGCATACGCTCATCAAGTGCTGACACTCTCTCTGATCTTCTATTTTCACTAATGATGCTTGGCGATGATCGTAGTATTCATGCCACGTATGTATGCGGAGAAAAAATCCACCAAGTAGACAAATGCGAATGA
- the hpxZ gene encoding oxalurate catabolism protein HpxZ has protein sequence MPLNDETLTQELTELSDLYEKALNNNHLDILDALFLESEHTLRYGVGENLYGISEIRNFRKARTGGSPPRRIIKRAICILTPETATVNLEFQRAGESRLGRQSQTWLKTKKGWKIASAHVSLMADKS, from the coding sequence ATGCCACTAAACGATGAAACTCTCACGCAAGAGCTTACTGAGCTTTCAGACCTGTACGAAAAAGCTCTCAACAATAATCATTTAGATATTTTAGACGCCCTATTCTTGGAAAGTGAGCACACGCTACGCTATGGCGTCGGTGAAAACCTATACGGCATCTCAGAGATAAGAAATTTTCGTAAAGCCCGTACTGGCGGTTCACCGCCACGCCGCATCATTAAGCGCGCCATCTGTATTCTCACGCCTGAAACAGCAACCGTTAATCTGGAATTTCAGCGCGCAGGAGAAAGTCGTCTTGGTCGCCAAAGCCAAACATGGCTCAAAACGAAAAAAGGCTGGAAGATTGCATCAGCTCACGTCTCCCTTATGGCGGATAAATCCTGA
- the puuE gene encoding allantoinase PuuE: MMSYPRDLVGYGAIPPDPQWPNKARIALQFVVNYEEGAENSILHGDAGSEAFLSEMVGTKPIIGERCMQMESLYEYGSRAGFWRLYRLFQSAGFKVTVFGVALALARNPDVVKAMQDAEWEIASHGLRWIDYQHIPEDIERQHIREAIALHEQVTGERPKGWYQGRTSPQTARLAIEEGPFVYDADSYADDLPYYENIGGHQQLRVPYTLDANDMKFAALNGFTEGEQFYRYLRDNFDQLYAEGGRMMSVGLHCRLAGKPARARALARFLEHVQKHEHVWVATRLDIAKHWLKSFPV; this comes from the coding sequence ATAATGTCTTACCCGCGTGATCTCGTTGGTTACGGCGCAATACCGCCAGACCCTCAATGGCCCAATAAAGCGCGCATAGCGCTGCAATTCGTGGTGAATTACGAAGAAGGTGCTGAAAACAGTATTTTGCACGGTGATGCGGGGTCAGAGGCATTTTTGTCTGAAATGGTCGGAACCAAGCCCATTATAGGTGAGCGCTGTATGCAGATGGAAAGTCTGTATGAGTACGGTTCCAGGGCGGGATTTTGGCGCCTTTATCGCCTGTTTCAGAGTGCGGGTTTTAAAGTTACCGTTTTTGGTGTTGCACTCGCACTGGCGCGCAACCCCGATGTCGTTAAAGCGATGCAGGACGCAGAGTGGGAAATCGCCAGCCACGGTTTGCGTTGGATAGATTACCAGCACATACCAGAAGATATTGAGCGCCAGCATATAAGGGAAGCAATTGCCTTACACGAGCAAGTGACAGGTGAACGACCGAAGGGTTGGTATCAGGGGCGGACAAGTCCGCAAACGGCACGACTGGCCATCGAAGAAGGCCCTTTTGTTTACGATGCAGACTCATATGCTGATGATTTGCCGTATTATGAAAATATTGGTGGCCACCAGCAATTGAGAGTGCCTTATACGCTTGATGCGAATGACATGAAATTTGCGGCCTTAAACGGATTTACGGAAGGCGAGCAGTTTTATCGTTATTTGCGCGACAATTTCGACCAGCTTTACGCGGAAGGCGGGCGCATGATGTCCGTTGGTTTGCATTGCCGACTTGCTGGTAAGCCAGCTAGGGCCAGAGCTCTCGCCCGCTTCTTGGAGCATGTTCAAAAACATGAGCACGTATGGGTTGCAACCCGGTTGGATATTGCGAAGCATTGGTTAAAATCGTTTCCAGTATAA
- a CDS encoding pyridoxal-phosphate-dependent aminotransferase family protein encodes MFPVLDMPQRLLMGAGPCNVHPRVLRAMACDVIGQMDPEMTACMDETAELYRQVFCTKNRHTLLVDGTARAAIEAALVSLVTPGMKVLVLRIGRFGLLLTEIVERAGGIVCPVDVPWGEVVQVENVKAAIEEHEPSLLVTVHGDTSTTTAQPLQAIGELCKEHGILFYVDATATLGGMPLLVDAWNIDVATGGLQKCLGGPPGSAPITMSERAVKAIMARRHDEAGIRGTAPQGDGPVIRSNYFDLAMIINYWSAERINHHTEATSMLYAAREAAQIALEEGLDARFLRHRKAGAAVAAGIRAMGLEVYGDDALRMSNVTGVWVPEGCDANRVRTLLRTEFEIEIVSSFGPLTGKIWRIGAMGVNAAKHKILLTLAAFEAVLAGENVPVVRGAGIDAARAAWEAQQ; translated from the coding sequence ATGTTTCCAGTTTTAGACATGCCGCAGCGCCTGCTGATGGGGGCAGGCCCATGTAATGTGCACCCGAGAGTGCTCCGGGCCATGGCATGTGACGTTATCGGGCAAATGGACCCTGAAATGACGGCCTGTATGGATGAAACTGCGGAGCTCTACAGACAGGTTTTCTGCACAAAAAATCGGCATACATTATTGGTCGATGGTACGGCGCGGGCAGCCATTGAGGCGGCTCTCGTATCGCTCGTAACGCCTGGAATGAAGGTGTTAGTCCTACGCATCGGGCGATTTGGTTTGCTGTTGACCGAAATTGTTGAGAGGGCTGGCGGAATTGTTTGCCCGGTCGACGTGCCGTGGGGAGAAGTCGTTCAGGTAGAAAATGTAAAAGCGGCTATAGAAGAGCATGAGCCTTCTCTTTTGGTTACGGTGCACGGAGATACGTCCACAACAACGGCTCAACCTTTGCAGGCGATTGGTGAGTTGTGCAAAGAGCACGGCATTCTTTTTTACGTCGATGCAACAGCTACTCTGGGCGGAATGCCGCTTTTGGTAGACGCATGGAATATTGACGTTGCGACCGGTGGGCTTCAAAAATGCCTTGGTGGACCACCCGGTAGCGCGCCGATTACAATGTCTGAACGCGCAGTGAAGGCCATTATGGCGCGCCGACATGATGAAGCAGGTATTCGTGGTACTGCGCCGCAGGGGGATGGCCCTGTTATCCGCTCGAATTACTTTGATCTGGCAATGATCATTAACTACTGGTCTGCGGAGCGCATTAATCATCATACTGAAGCCACGAGTATGCTTTATGCAGCACGTGAGGCTGCTCAAATTGCTTTGGAAGAAGGGCTAGATGCCCGGTTTTTGCGGCATAGAAAGGCGGGGGCGGCTGTCGCTGCTGGTATCCGTGCTATGGGGCTAGAGGTTTACGGTGATGACGCTTTGCGGATGAGCAACGTCACCGGCGTGTGGGTGCCCGAAGGTTGTGATGCAAACCGGGTCCGTACGTTGTTACGAACAGAGTTTGAAATCGAAATTGTTTCATCATTTGGGCCTTTGACGGGGAAAATCTGGCGTATTGGTGCCATGGGGGTCAATGCAGCGAAGCATAAGATCCTACTTACATTGGCAGCTTTTGAGGCTGTGCTGGCAGGTGAAAACGTACCTGTCGTTCGTGGTGCTGGTATTGATGCTGCGCGCGCTGCGTGGGAGGCACAGCAATAA
- a CDS encoding ammonium transporter, which translates to MKKVALCLGAFAPGVALAAPPAIDTGDTAWMLTSTALVLLMTIPGLALFYAGMVRKKNILATVMQSFAICCVVTVVWMVAGYSLTFGTGTPYIGDFSRFMLKGIGANINKGADIGFTLGAGSANATVMTIPESVYMMFQMTFAIITPALIAGSFAERMKFSSLFVFTVLWSLLVYTPIAHWVWSPLGWLSGLGAVDFAGGTVVHINAGVAGLVTALVLGKRHGFGKDDLTPHNLTYAVIGASLLWVGWFGFNAGSAVGANGRAGMAMATTQIATAGAGVAWLLVEWIKTGKPTVLGIVSGAVAGLVAITPAAGFVLPGNALIIGLVTGVVCYFSATALKHALGYDDSLDAFGVHGVGGIVGALLTGLLAYGPLSATDANPSGVVGSWHQFLIQAEAVAVTVIWCSVVTFILLKIIDLVMGLRVSQQEEIEGLDISLHGERIG; encoded by the coding sequence CTGAAAAAAGTTGCGCTCTGTTTAGGGGCATTTGCTCCGGGTGTTGCCCTCGCTGCTCCGCCTGCAATTGACACGGGCGACACAGCTTGGATGCTGACCAGCACAGCGCTCGTCCTGTTGATGACCATTCCCGGTCTTGCTCTTTTTTACGCCGGGATGGTCCGCAAGAAAAATATCCTTGCAACGGTCATGCAGTCTTTTGCCATTTGCTGCGTTGTAACCGTCGTTTGGATGGTTGCAGGCTATAGCCTGACCTTTGGTACAGGCACGCCATACATTGGTGATTTTTCACGCTTCATGCTGAAAGGCATTGGCGCAAACATCAACAAGGGCGCTGATATCGGCTTCACCCTTGGCGCCGGAAGCGCGAACGCAACGGTCATGACAATCCCTGAGAGCGTCTACATGATGTTCCAGATGACCTTTGCCATCATTACCCCTGCCCTGATTGCAGGCAGCTTTGCTGAACGGATGAAGTTCTCGTCTTTGTTCGTTTTCACAGTTCTTTGGTCACTATTAGTCTATACACCCATCGCTCACTGGGTATGGAGTCCGTTGGGCTGGCTGTCAGGCCTAGGCGCGGTTGACTTTGCAGGCGGTACAGTCGTGCATATCAATGCGGGTGTCGCAGGGTTGGTAACTGCTCTTGTTCTCGGCAAACGCCACGGCTTTGGTAAAGACGACCTGACGCCACACAACCTAACCTACGCCGTAATCGGCGCATCACTCCTGTGGGTTGGTTGGTTCGGCTTCAACGCAGGCTCGGCCGTTGGCGCCAACGGGCGTGCTGGCATGGCGATGGCTACCACTCAAATCGCCACAGCTGGCGCCGGAGTAGCATGGCTTCTTGTTGAATGGATTAAAACTGGCAAACCAACGGTCCTCGGCATTGTATCAGGCGCAGTTGCCGGCTTGGTTGCAATCACTCCTGCTGCGGGGTTTGTCCTGCCAGGGAATGCGCTCATCATCGGCCTTGTTACCGGCGTTGTCTGCTATTTCTCAGCCACAGCCCTCAAACACGCTTTAGGATATGACGACAGCTTGGATGCTTTTGGCGTTCACGGCGTTGGAGGCATTGTCGGCGCACTTCTTACTGGCCTCTTGGCCTATGGCCCACTTTCAGCAACGGATGCTAACCCCTCTGGCGTCGTCGGTTCTTGGCATCAGTTCCTCATTCAAGCCGAAGCCGTAGCAGTGACCGTAATCTGGTGTAGTGTTGTTACATTCATTCTATTAAAAATTATTGATCTTGTTATGGGACTTCGCGTCAGCCAACAGGAAGAAATCGAAGGGCTCGATATTTCCCTTCACGGCGAGCGTATCGGCTAA
- a CDS encoding DUF2142 domain-containing protein, protein MITPVSGIDEQFHFDRALQVSQGDLLPQHRGRFLLGGDLNARLIRYAQYFEGRRDQRLSSDRTVAASLAHDLGQGPSGSTSVEFSSTASYSPIMYLPAGFGLLLGRLVHAPVDTQFFMGRLGNLLGFLASLAVVLRVLPWGRLGVLALFSTPTCLHLAAAYSADPLTNTLTLLFVACCLRFASMAQLGRRERVTLVFLGATLGLLKLTCCVFSLAVFLLPRSLFSSWRQWGYFAERLLGRVA, encoded by the coding sequence ATGATTACACCTGTAAGTGGAATTGATGAGCAGTTTCATTTCGATAGAGCTCTTCAGGTTTCTCAAGGAGATCTCCTTCCTCAGCATAGGGGGCGATTTTTACTTGGTGGTGATTTAAATGCCCGTTTGATTCGATATGCTCAATATTTTGAAGGGCGTAGAGATCAGCGGCTTTCGTCTGATAGAACTGTGGCTGCGTCTTTGGCGCACGATCTGGGGCAGGGGCCAAGCGGTTCAACTTCGGTGGAGTTTTCGTCGACGGCGTCATACTCGCCTATAATGTACTTACCTGCCGGGTTTGGACTTTTGCTAGGGCGACTTGTGCACGCCCCTGTCGATACGCAGTTTTTTATGGGTAGGCTTGGTAATCTCCTAGGCTTTCTTGCAAGCCTTGCTGTCGTTTTGCGTGTTTTGCCCTGGGGCAGGTTGGGGGTATTGGCGTTGTTTTCAACGCCAACGTGTTTACACTTGGCCGCAGCTTATAGCGCTGACCCTCTTACTAATACTCTAACCTTACTTTTCGTCGCGTGCTGCCTTCGTTTTGCGAGTATGGCCCAGCTAGGACGGCGCGAGCGAGTAACTCTAGTTTTTCTTGGCGCGACTTTAGGACTGCTGAAGCTCACCTGTTGTGTTTTTAGTTTGGCAGTTTTTTTGTTGCCACGCTCACTTTTTTCATCCTGGCGCCAGTGGGGGTATTTTGCGGAACGGTTGTTGGGGCGAGTTGCCTAA
- a CDS encoding DUF4089 domain-containing protein: MKIEQKNLPLFFSNIGLKVPDTYHSGIMENVHVLSNYASLIDSFNLSDHEEPASVYEPSQP, from the coding sequence ATGAAAATCGAACAAAAAAATCTACCGTTATTTTTTTCAAACATCGGCCTTAAAGTACCTGATACTTATCACTCAGGAATAATGGAAAATGTCCATGTCCTCAGCAATTATGCTTCATTGATCGATAGTTTCAACTTGTCCGATCATGAAGAGCCTGCTTCTGTTTACGAGCCTTCTCAGCCATGA
- a CDS encoding DUF2142 domain-containing protein — protein sequence MLAAIAIANVALILLAFYVGFTPVGSSIITGVQGRYFLLAAGLTYLGAISLLPAWRDRSQVGVVLLVMCGLLTLRVSVAALGIYSANWH from the coding sequence ATGTTGGCCGCTATAGCTATCGCAAATGTAGCCTTGATTCTTCTAGCTTTTTACGTGGGTTTCACTCCTGTTGGGTCGTCCATTATAACCGGTGTGCAAGGTAGGTATTTCCTGCTTGCAGCGGGTCTGACCTATTTGGGAGCAATATCACTGCTGCCAGCGTGGCGTGATCGGTCGCAAGTTGGGGTAGTTTTACTCGTGATGTGTGGTCTTTTGACGTTGCGTGTGTCTGTTGCTGCTTTGGGGATTTACTCAGCGAATTGGCACTGA
- a CDS encoding AtzE family amidohydrolase, translated as MNTSSFLGHEIPERLKKKEFSALSFVEHVLSDIQQRNRQYNIATRTLNQRAIEIARKIDSLIAQGKDPGPLAGIPFGIKDLFDVAGQITTAGSKILAQDTVAKTDATLVERLINAGAIPVAMTNMDEFAYGFATDNAHHGQTLNPHDAQCLAGGSSGGSAAGVAARFFPLSLGSDTNGSIRVPASLCGVWGLRATQGRLPTTGSYPFVHSLDTVGPFADSASSLKLCFEALSASPLQKIDTSTLRFARLGGWFTENMAPEMETAIAQLAKTLKAEHSITVPETERARAAAFLISASEGASLHFEHLKYHAVDFDPAVRDRLFAGALIPTTTIAKAHRFRSWFRRAMHSAFETVDILIAPAVVGPAPRFDQPFININGEMVSARANLGIYTQPLTLAGFPVLTVPIPTQGLPLGAQLIAKPGREDQLLAIGEDLERSGNAKANLLSA; from the coding sequence ATGAACACCTCGTCTTTTTTAGGGCATGAAATACCTGAGCGCCTTAAAAAAAAGGAATTTTCTGCACTAAGCTTCGTTGAGCATGTTTTATCAGATATTCAACAACGCAATAGGCAGTACAATATTGCAACGCGCACTCTTAACCAGCGCGCCATTGAAATCGCCCGAAAAATAGACAGCCTGATTGCACAAGGAAAAGACCCCGGACCTCTCGCGGGCATTCCTTTTGGTATCAAAGACCTTTTCGACGTTGCTGGCCAGATCACAACAGCAGGCTCTAAAATACTCGCTCAAGATACTGTAGCAAAAACTGATGCTACTTTAGTTGAGCGCCTAATCAATGCAGGCGCTATTCCTGTAGCCATGACCAATATGGATGAGTTTGCTTACGGCTTTGCTACGGATAACGCACATCATGGCCAAACCCTCAATCCGCACGATGCTCAATGTTTAGCCGGCGGATCTTCTGGCGGGTCCGCCGCAGGGGTGGCCGCGCGTTTTTTCCCGCTTAGTTTGGGGTCTGATACAAATGGCTCAATACGCGTACCCGCATCGCTTTGTGGGGTTTGGGGCTTACGTGCCACACAAGGACGCCTACCAACGACTGGAAGTTACCCCTTTGTTCACAGCTTGGACACTGTTGGGCCTTTCGCTGACAGCGCGAGCAGTTTGAAATTATGCTTCGAAGCCCTTTCCGCTTCGCCGCTTCAAAAAATTGACACGTCCACCCTAAGATTTGCACGGCTTGGCGGTTGGTTCACAGAAAACATGGCTCCAGAAATGGAGACCGCCATCGCCCAACTGGCCAAGACCTTAAAAGCTGAGCACAGCATCACTGTCCCTGAGACTGAACGCGCACGCGCAGCAGCCTTCCTGATTAGCGCGTCAGAAGGGGCAAGCTTACATTTTGAACACCTTAAATATCACGCGGTAGATTTTGATCCAGCAGTAAGAGATCGCCTCTTCGCTGGTGCCCTCATCCCCACGACAACGATCGCAAAAGCGCACCGCTTCCGAAGCTGGTTTAGGCGCGCTATGCATAGTGCTTTTGAAACTGTGGACATACTGATTGCCCCTGCCGTCGTAGGCCCAGCACCCCGGTTTGATCAACCCTTTATCAATATTAACGGTGAAATGGTGTCCGCCCGGGCAAATTTGGGTATCTACACCCAGCCATTAACCTTAGCTGGCTTTCCTGTGCTCACCGTTCCAATACCTACACAAGGATTACCTCTAGGCGCCCAGTTGATCGCCAAACCCGGCCGTGAAGACCAGCTTTTGGCTATTGGTGAGGACTTGGAGCGTTCTGGTAACGCAAAAGCCAATTTACTTTCTGCCTAA